One Glycine max cultivar Williams 82 chromosome 6, Glycine_max_v4.0, whole genome shotgun sequence DNA segment encodes these proteins:
- the LOC100820229 gene encoding glutamate receptor 2.8, whose amino-acid sequence MYIYSHHNFLSEKMHKFAFLLWFISMHVIIHGNIAANESSDDKGIIGAILDKSSRIGQEHAVAMKLALEDFYQKSIQSFSLHIRNSQGDPLLAAIAAKDLIDNQKVQAIIGPQTWAETSLVAEISSQKRIPFLSLAEATPEWAMKKWHFLLQSSPSQIMQMKAIAEIVKSWKLYNITMIYEDGDSSSTKILSQLSEALTEFGTELSNAIAIPPLVSSSLSQQLEKLREGQCRVIIVHLSFPLALNLFETAKRMNIMGEGNVWITTGSFTSLVHSLNASTISNMQGVIGVKSYIPKLFPQYADFYRRFRKKFSSENFEEFNYEPGIFAAEAYDAARIVVDAMRETNQIGGQLLLDKIMLSNFTGLSGKIQFTKHGRAPAHTFKIINLIGRSYREIGFWSDGLGFSKYLDEKASYSSSVKELGKVVNPTCAIRLRIGVPSMSNVKQYAEVIQDLSQNVPSFNFKGFSICLFDEIVKKLPYRLEYDYFAFNGTYDELVKQVYLKNYDAVVGDVSIVSTRYEYASFTQPYTETGLMMIVPIKSKTGDRTWLFMKPFTKRMWILILFIIVYNGFVVWIIERNHRPEPEGPILQQTTTMLLLAFCSLFSLNGDRLHSNLSRVAMVVWFLVALIISQIYTASLASMLTVERSEPTVDSIQQLKNNNAIVGCDRGSYLQRYLQDALGINANKIKPFNSMESLAYALRNKEIAAVFLDVPQAKIFLAKHCKGFVQAMPTYKIGGYGFVFPRGSPLLHSVNQALLNISESGTLRDLENRMLASEKCIDIIDPDAKYTSLSPTSFMVPFFLTGGTSTIALLIYIFSANYLCHGQRTMWGLMMAVIKR is encoded by the exons ATGTATATCTATTCTCaccataattttttatcagaaaaaatGCACAAGTTTGCTTTTCTGCTTTGGTTTATCAGCATGCATGTAATTATACATGGGAACATTGCAGCTAATGAGAGTTCAGATGATAAGGGCATAATAGGAGCTATTTTAGATAAGAGTTCTCGCATTGGCCAAGAGCATGCAGTGGCTATGAAGCTGGCATTGGaagatttttatcaaaaaagcATTCAGAGTTTTTCTCTGCATATAAGAAACTCTCAAGGGGATCCTCTTTTGGCAGCTATTGCAG CTAAAGATCTCATTGATAATCAAAAGGTGCAAGCCATCATTGGACCACAGACATGGGCAGAGACATCTTTAGTGGCTGAAATCAGTAGCCAAAAGAGGATACCTTTCCTTTCTCTAGCAGAAGCAACTCCAGAATGGGCAATGAAGAAGTGGCATTTCCTGCTGCAATCCTCACCTAGCCAAATAATGCAGATGAAAGCTATTGCTGAAATTGTAAAGTCTTGGAAACTCTATAATATTACTATGATATATGAAGATGGAGACTCATCATCCACTAAAATTTTATCTCAACTCTCTGAAGCTCTTACAGAATTTGGGACAGAATTAAGCAATGCTATAGCAATCCCACCTCTAGTTTCTTCTTCATTGTCCCAACAACTTGAGAAACTAAgagaaggacaatgtagagtcATTATTGTCCATTTATCCTTTCCTTTGGCACTAAACCTCTTTGAAACTGCAAAAAGAATGAATATTATGGGGGAAGGTAATGTATGGATTACTACTGgttcctttacaagccttgttCATTCCTTGAATGCATCCACTATCTCCAATATGCAAGGGGTTATTGGAGTCAAGAGCTATATCCCAAAACTATTTCCCCAGTATGCTGACTTCTACCGTAGATTTCGGAAAAAATTTAGCTCGGAGAATTTTGAAGAGTTTAATTATGAGCCTGGGATCTTTGCAGCCGAAGCTTATGATGCTGCAAGGATTGTGGTTGATGCAATGAGGGAAACCAACCAAATAGGGGGTCAACTTTTGCTAGATAAGATTATGCTTAGTAATTTTACTGGCTTAAGTGGAAAAATTCAGTTTACTAAACATGGAAGAGCTCCGGCACATacttttaaaatcattaatttgatAGGGAGGAGCTACAGGGAAATTGGTTTCTGGTCAGATGGACTTGGTTTCTCAAAATATTTAGATGAAAAGGCTTCTTATAGTTCTTCGGTGAAGGAATTAGGAAAAGTTGTTAATCCAACATGTGCCATACGACTGAGAATTGGTGTCCCTTCCATGTCAAACGTCAAACAGTATGCCGAAGTTATTCAAGATCTTTCTCAAAATGTTCCTTCCTTCAACTTCAAGGGATTTTCCATATGTCTTTTTGatgaaatagtaaaaaaattgccATACCGTCTGGAATATGATTATTTTGCCTTTAATGGTACATATGATGAGCTGGTGAAGCAAGTTTATTTGaag AACTATGATGCAGTTGTTGGTGATGTATCGATAGTGTCCACACGTTATGAATATGCTTCATTCACTCAGCCCTATACTGAAACCGGACTGATGATGATTGTTCCTATTAAATCAAAGACAGGTGATAGAACGTGGCTATTCATGAAACCTTTCACAAAGCGCATGTGGATTCTAATATTGTTCATCATTGTCTACAATGGTTTTGTTGTATGGATTATTGAAAGAAACCACCGCCCTGAACCGGAGGGGCCTATTCTGCAGCAAACCACAACTATGTTATTGTTGGCTTTCTGttctttgttctctttgaatg GGGACAGATTGCATAGCAATTTATCAAGGGTGGCAATGGTTGTATGGTTTTTGGTGGCTCTAATCATTTCACAGATTTACACTGCTAGCCTTGCCAGCATGTTGACTGTTGAACGGTCTGAACCAACTGTAGACAGCATTCAGCAGCTAAAGAACAACAATGCCATTGTAGGATGTGATAGAGGATCCTACTTGCAAAGATATCTGCAGGATGCATTGGGCATCAATGCCAATAAAATCAAGCCATTTAACTCTATGGAGAGCCTTGCCTATGCGCTAAGAAACAAAGAAATAGCAGCTGTCTTCCTTGATGTTCCGCAGGCAAAAATTTTCCTTGCAAAGCACTGCAAAGGGTTTGTTCAAGCAATGCCTacatacaaaattggaggatATGGATTT GTATTTCCAAGGGGATCTCCATTGCTTCATAGTGTAAACCAAGCCCTATTGAACATATCTGAAAGTGGCACACTACGTGATCTAGAAAACAGAATGCTTGCATCAGAGAAATGTATAGACATAATTGACCCAGATGCAAAATATACTAGTCTCAGCCCTACCAGCTTCATGGTGCCCTTCTTCTTAACTGGGGGCACTTCAACAATTGCACtcttaatttacatattttcgGCGAATTATTTATGTCATGGACAGAGAACAATGTGGGGACTAATGATGGCTGTAATTAAACGTTGA
- the LOC121175003 gene encoding glutamate receptor 1.1-like: MYIYSHHNFLSEKMHKFAFLLWFISMHVIIHGNIAANESSDDKGIIGAILDKSSRIGQEHAVAMKLALEDFYQKSIQSFSLHIRNSQGDPLLAAIAAKDLIDNQKVQAIIGPQTWAETSLVAEISSQKRIPFLSLAEATPEWAMKKWHFLLQSSPSQIMQMKAIAEIVKSWKLYNITMIYEDGDSSSTKILSQLSEALTEFGTELSNAIAIPPLVS; this comes from the exons ATGTATATCTATTCTCaccataattttttatcagaaaaaatGCACAAGTTTGCTTTTCTGCTTTGGTTTATCAGCATGCATGTAATTATACATGGGAACATTGCAGCTAATGAGAGTTCAGATGATAAGGGCATAATAGGAGCTATTTTAGATAAGAGTTCTCGCATTGGCCAAGAGCATGCAGTGGCTATGAAGCTGGCATTGGaagatttttatcaaaaaagcATTCAGAGTTTTTCTCTGCATATAAGAAACTCTCAAGGGGATCCTCTTTTGGCAGCTATTGCAG CTAAAGATCTCATTGATAATCAAAAGGTGCAAGCCATCATTGGACCACAGACATGGGCAGAGACATCTTTAGTGGCTGAAATCAGTAGCCAAAAGAGGATACCTTTCCTTTCTCTAGCAGAAGCAACTCCAGAATGGGCAATGAAGAAGTGGCATTTCCTGCTGCAATCCTCACCTAGCCAAATAATGCAGATGAAAGCTATTGCTGAAATTGTAAAGTCTTGGAAACTCTATAATATTACTATGATATATGAAGATGGAGACTCATCATCCACTAAAATTTTATCTCAACTCTCTGAAGCTCTTACAGAATTTGGGACAGAATTAAGCAATGCTATAGCAATCCCACCTCTAGTTTCTtga